A section of the Engystomops pustulosus chromosome 3, aEngPut4.maternal, whole genome shotgun sequence genome encodes:
- the LOC140120823 gene encoding epoxide hydrolase 1-like produces the protein MWRPVLETCRSAFNDHWPHSALVPVGVGSAVLCWLLCGRRKKTIEMGDGWWGSGERPQKNEDARVRPFHIEASEEDIKDLHQRLDRTRYVNPLEEAQFHYGFPGTELQKIVSYWRGEYDWGKQVETLNRYPHYKTTIEGLDVHFVHVKPPHLPPGQKAVPLLLVHGWPGSFYEFYRIIPLLTEPGKHGLDPKVTFEVICPSIPGYGFSEAPHKQGFDAVAAARIFYKLMLRLGFSQFYLQGGDWGSLITTTLSQMRPEAVKGLHLNLLLMSNRGLRMLLCILLGRHLPWLVGLTREDVKRFFPYFEKSVYAVLRESGYLHIQATKPDTVGAALNDSPAGLAAYILEKFSTWTDPEFRKLEDGGLQRKFSMDDLLTNVMIYWVTGSIASSMRFYKENFTRDFETSPAARTPVYVPTGIAAFPSELLHVPQVLAKEKYKNIVTYTFMPRGGLFAALEEPEILARNIQNFVSKVEKK, from the exons GTCGGCGTTCAATGACCACTGGCCGCACAGCGCTCTGGTCCCGGTCGGGGTTGGCAGCGCTGTGCTCTGCTGGTTATTATGTGGACGCAGGAAGAAAACCATAGAGATGGGGGATGGGTGGTGGGGGTCCGGGGAGAGACCCCAGAAGAACGAGGACGCCAGAGTCAGACCCTTCCACATTGAGGCATCGGAGGAGGATATTAA GGATCTCCACCAGCGTCTGGATCGGACCCGCTACGTCAACCCCCTGGAGGAGGCGCAGTTCCATTATGGATTTCCAGGGACAGAACTCCAGAAGATTGTCTCCTACTGGAGGGGCGAGTACGACTGGGGGAAGCAGGTGGAGACCCTCAACAGATACCCCCACTACAAGACCACCATCGAAG GTCTGGACGTCCATTTTGTCCACGTGAAGCCGCCACATCTTCCCCCCGGACAGAAGGCCGTCCCCCTCCTCCTGGTTCATGGCTGGCCCGGATCCTTCTATGAGTTCTACCGTATAATCCCACTGCTGACAGAGCCCGGGAAGCACGGACTGGACCCGAAGGTCACATTTGAGGTCATCTGCCCCTCTATCCCAGGATATGGCTTCTCCGAAGCTCCTCACAAGCAAG GGTTTGACGCCGTCGCCGCTGCCCGTATCTTCTACAAGCTGATGCTGCGCCTGGGATTCAGCCAGTTCTACCTGCAGGGAGGAGACTGGGGAAGCCTCATCACCACAACCTTGTCCCAGATGAGACCGGA AGCGGTGAAGGGTCTGCACCTCAATTTGCTGCTGATGAGTAACAGAGGACTTCGGATGCTCCTCTGTATTCTCCTGGGCCGTCACTTGCCCTGGCTCGTCGGCCTCACAAGAGAAGACGTCAAACGTTTCTTCCCGTACTTTGAGAAGTCGGTGTACGCCGTCCTGCGGGAGTCCGGGTATCTCCATATCCAAGCTACAAAACCGGACACTGTAG GCGCGGCTCTGAATGACTCCCCGGCCGGACTCGCTGCCTACATTTTGGAGAAGTTCTCTACATGGACAGATCCGGAATTCCGAAAACTAGAGGACGGAGGCCTGCAGAG GAAATTCTCCATGGATGATCTTCTCACGAATGTGATGATTTACTGGGTAACCGGATCCATCGCATCTTCAATGAGGTTCTACAAGGAAAATTTCACTCGAGACTTTGAAACGTCTCCAGCAGCGAG GACCCCCGTGTATGTCCCCACTGGCATCGCTGCCTTCCCCTCGGAGCTCCTTCATGTTCCCCAGGTATTGGCCAAAGAGAAGTACAAGAACATTGTCACTTACACCTTCATGCCGCGGGGAGGACTTTTTGCCGCCTTGGAGGAGCCGGAGATTCTCGCCCGCAACATCCAGAACTTTGTGtccaaagtggaaaaaaaataa